The following is a genomic window from Mus musculus strain NOD/MrkTac chromosome 17 genomic contig, GRCm38.p6 alternate locus group NOD/MrkTac MMCHR17_NOD_IDD1.
CATTCTTCCTGGAAACTGCAGGTGCTTGGGTGATCAATCCCATGGAGGCATAGGAAAGCTGGGTGCTGAGAGGGTTCAAAACCCCTCAGCAGCCATCCAGATAATCTGTTCTTTGGGAATTCCTAGGATTTGTGTGAAAGGGCCTAGGTACTCCAGGACTCTCATCACCTATTGAGAAAGAGACTCCTGTTCCAGACTGGGTGGGTCTGAGACATTTGGTGTCACCAGAGTCAGATTCCAATGACCCCAGTGTGTGCAGAGAGCAGGGCCCCAGAGAAGCCACTGCTCCAAAGGCCTGCAGACTGCAGGGGGCTACTGTTGGCTATTCCAGAGatcttttctgtttccatcctgaAACAGACTCTGAACTATCCTGAGAGAAGGGAAATATTGAGGAgagcccctctccccctcttgGATACTGGGTCAAGAAAACTAGAAGCCTTTTCTCTATCCTGAGGCAGGACAAAGGCAGTATTCtagctgatttctttttctcccccaatCAGAGAACAAGGGAGCTGAGAGAGGGTTGTTCCTCAAACTACATCACTTACCTGAGTGTTGCTGAGTTTCCTCCAACAATCTGTGGAGTGTCTCCACGCATGTGCCCTCTAGGTAGGCCTTGTATTCCTCTGCCACTCCAGCCTCCTCCCATTTGTGTTGAGTGATCTGAGCCACTGCATCTGCTGCGGTCCAGGAGCTCAGGTCCTCGTTCAGGGTGATGTAATCGTGGCCATCATAGGCATGTTGATAGTGCCCGTGTAGGAACTGACCATCTGGTCCCACGTAGCATCCGTGCATATCCTGGATAGTGTGGGGACCTGGCCCGGGCATGGACACAGTCCCGCCCATGTTCAGGCACAGTCCTCAAACCTAAAGCAAAACTCAGGCACCCACAGCGGGTCCCATATCCCTTCAGTGAGTTCGTGAGGGGACGTGACCTCTGacactcgggggggggggtgtcacttaCCGTCCTGACTCTGGTTGTACAGGTGGAGTAGGTTCTGAAGGCAAGTTCGGAAATTCTGGGTGTGCTCCTTGAATTTCCGCGTCTCCTGCTCCCAATATTCGGGCTCCATCTGTTCCACCCATGGCTTGCATGGCTCGGCTCTGGGATTCTCAGAGTCGCTGTCGAAGCGCATGAACTGTGTGTCGTCCACGTAACCCACGGCGGTGAACCGAGGCTCCCCGAAGCCTGGCCTGGACATGGCAGTGGCGAAATACCGCAGCGAGTGTGAGCCTAGGGGAGGAGCGACATGAGACCCCGACCTCCTCTTGGGACCCTGGGAGGGTGCGCAGACCTGGAGATGAGCAGGACTGGGGCTCTGAGAAAAGGCGGAGACAGGACAACTCGCTTCCCAAGTGCCACCAAGAACCTCCCCACAAAGGCCCTTTCCCTCGCGACCCCCACTCACTCTTGCCCGCTTGGGTCGGGGCCAGGGCAGTCGCCAGCAGCAGGAGAAGCAGAGGGCAACTCGTAAGGGTCCCCATCCTGGGATAGGGAGAGCTCAGTACAGTGATATACATCCTGGACTTGGTAACTTGCAATCAcagctacttttccttttctaGGGACCTCCTCTCAATGGGCATGGGAGGTGCTGCTGCAAAAAACTATTCCCAGGCAGGAAAACTGCCAATGACAGCAAGAGCAAGATGTGAAACCAACTCAAGCCCTGCCCTCAGCCCAGCTCTCAGCCCCGCCCTCCTCAGCCCTCTACTTATAAAGCCACTTCTGAGGACTTGGGACTTTGTCCTGACTCCTCCTTCTGCACTGAACCCTGTGTATAGATAGCATCTTCTATCTGAGCCCTGCCCAGAATGTCAGGTGGTAATCAGAGTGGAAACCTTCAGGGTAAGAGCAGTTGTTTTGCTCCCTCCTACCTCCATACCTGACCCCAATGTGATGGGTGTCAGGTGCTCTGGAATGCAGTGGAGAGATGTTTTCTTGAAAGCAGGAGGCTCTGACCTGCAAGCACCACACAGTTTCACACAGAGACCAGTGGTCTGTGTTCACCTGTAGTGGCTTAGGGTTAGCATTAGGTCACACTGCCAAGCCAGACTGCTCAGCAATCTGtgttctaaatacataaataaacaggTCCAAACTGCCTTGTGCTAGATCCACAGCAGGTCCTAAAAGTCTCCTGTCAGGTTCCACCTGCACTGGGGAAATAACAGTCTTGCTCAGCAGCACCAGACTGTCAGCTTCTTCATATTTCCTTCATGCTGCACCATCCTCCCTTGTTAGCATGACTTCTCTTCAACCTCTCAGGGGCCTTGTTACTGTGCATCCCATGCCTGCATTGTCTTCTGAGAAATGGGAAGATGTTTTCATCTTTGTCCTGATCTGTAAGTTGGCCAGAATCGCCAACTACTCCAGTATTTCCTTCTGAGGTCTCTTAACACAAAAGCCATTCATCTCCAACTCTCTTAGTCTTCTCATACTTATATAAGTACATGGACATTCATACaagcatgggcacacacacattcacacacacacactcatacacagtcaTAGTACACACAATGATGGATGGATTTGTCTGTCGCCTCCAATGCACTCAGAAACTCTCTGACCCTCTCCAGGCATCCCTGTGCTTCCCATCAATGCACAgatgtctgaggccagcctgtctggGATTCTCCCTCAGAACCCATGCCCATATCTGGAGTCAACTCCCTCCTTTAGTTTCTGGCCTCTGGCTCACTGCACAGATTTCTATGCACACTCAAGACCTCAGACCTCAGAGTACTGTTTTGAAATGCTAAGGAGAGCATTGAGACATTTCCTGGGGAGTTAGGATGCTCACCCAGGCAATGTGGGGTGGCATTCCTGACAAGTGCAGGAAGCACTTCATGTGttgacccacatgaaggtcaggGCTCAGGTGACTAAGGTCTCAGGCACTGTCTGCTTCTTTCCCTGACTGTCTGCAAAGGGAGATGGCTATAACATTGCTCTCACTCAGCCCTTATTTGTACAATCAGCCGACCTGCTGAGCAGGAAGTCACTGTGGTCACACTAACAGGGCACCTTTCACTTCAAGGCCTGCAGGCCTCCAGAGTAAGCTGTGACTTCACCCAGGCAACTGGGGTCATTGAGAGCTGGGAGTCAGATGAGCAGAGGCACCCAGCGagcaggcaggaggaagaggagggcaggTCCTCTCTGCTGTCAACTTTGACCTCAGCTTCTGAAGCTTATCCTCTTCTGGGACAGCTACAGGTATCAGAACCTCCTGGGCTCCTGGGTATGCAGAGCCAGCTCCTGCAGCTGGGTACCCTGGTGAGACCCAGGCACCCTGCAGACCTCACTAGCACAAGGTGGACTGTTCATGGACATTTGCAGGCTGGAGGCTTTCTTGAATCTGTGTAGGAGCAAAATGTGTCTGCAGTGCTGGCAGGGAGGTGGGCATGTCTCTTCTCACTTGGTGAAAGTGCAGGGACCCAGGGCTTGAGAGCCAGCGAGGGTGAGCTAGTACAGGTTCTGACCAGATGAACGGACCAAGGTAACTGAGGTCTacagcaaactgaatccaaggaaCTGGGAGAAGTGTCCTCTGGTTTTGCAAACCAGGCAGTAGGAGACCCTCAGATGCTCTAGACTGTACTTGTGGCTGTTTTGAAGTCCTGCCTGTAGCTGGCAGTGCTAAGTGGTCTTGGTCCTCTCCGGCCACGAGGTGCTGGTTCAGAAGATGTAGGCCAAGCTGAAGCCCATCAGCAGGTGTGGTTCTCAGGGCCTTGTGTAACTGCCTTGACAGCTCCTGCATCCGGTATGTAAGGTGGCAGTTGAGGCATCAGATGCAGGTGGTATCTGCCCAAACACCCTGGGAGACTGAGTTATAAGTCCTCAAGAAAGAGGAAAAGCAGGATGACAGTGACTTTGATGGCTCTATCCGGTGACTGCTCTGCTGCCTGTATGGTGGGTGATAGCTGCATTAAGAAGGCTCAGAACTCCAAACAGTGAAATTGAGGCAAAGCTTCTCTCTCCATTTCAACCTCAGAGCTCTGTGGACAGCTCTGATTGTGTAAAATATCTCCATGCCAGGGTGGCTGGTTGGCCTGCCAGGGTTGCAACAAGCTCTGCTCCTAGTGAGTTTACAAATTCAGAACTCACAGCGCCACCTGCTGGTGCTTCTGTTTGCTTGAGGATCTCATTCTCTCCAGAGCACATGCACCCAGATTTTCTTTCCTCCATGGCTTCATGGTGGATCACTAAAACAGTGTCTTCTTCCAAGGCCCCTAATCTGGGGCCTGCAGGTCTAAGTGTCTAGTGGCAGGACATGCCATGCCAGCTGCCTCCCCATGCTTTGCTCAGTGTATCCCAACTCTAGTAGGCAAGTAGAGTCTCTGTGAGTCACCAAGAGCCTCAGTGAATTTGAGAACTTGTAGGAAGGCACTGGACCCAAGATGGTCTCCTCTCTGCACTGAGCTTCCTCCACCTCCCGGggctgtgtctgcctgtctgtagtacttgagacagggtttctttgtgtaacagacctggctgtcctggatctcactctgttgaccatgctggccctaaactcagagagttctgcttgcctctgcattCTAAGTTCCAGAACTTAAGGCATGAGTTACCACTACCTGTCACCTCCTGGGTTTCTGATCTCCCTCTGGCTGACCATTCTCTTCCTCCAGTGAATACATCAGGAGCTGGTGTCTTTGCATGGGCTGACTGGAGTGCCAAGGAGGCTCTGATTTGGTGAGCTCTGTTGGAATACAGTAAGCTCTTTGATGAGGCTCCCTGCTTGCagcacatttttgttttgttatgtattttgattttttccccagacatttttttttcagtgtagccATCATTGGTTATCCTGGCCTCCCTATTtagtccagcctggccttgaactcacaattctcctcTGTGTCCTGAACATAGGGGATCAAAGCTGTGCACTTCCAAACCAGGCTTTCAGGTCTTTTTTAATAGTTGCATTAAAGAGAGTTGTCTATATTTGTGTCGCCGTTGAAGCACACCAACTGTGTTTCATCCACAGAGCCAGCAGAGGTGAACGATGGCTTCTCAAGAACACTGCAGAGATTGTGAGCCTGGTGATGGGCAGTGAGACCCCCCCACACTGCCCCAGGGATCCCTGGCCAGTGCATGAATGAGAGAGGAATCTGGCCACCAAGACTCAGGACACTGGTAGAGAAAGGGCTGAGGGTTTGGGACAACAAGGCTTCCCTGCTGCCACTCTGCCCCTTCCCACAGAGGCTGCTTCCCTTCTGACCCCACACTCACCCCCAAGGGTCTGGGTAGGGGACAGGGCAGCCTCCAGCAGCAGGAGTAGCCTGCCTGCCTAGTGTCTTCTGCCCCAGTAGAGATATGAGCAAGTGTGAGTCTGTGAGCCTTTGTGACCAAGGACCCAGAGACCTCAGCCATGTTGGCTGGTTCTCTAGAATCTGTCCACCTCATGGACTGTCAACTTGTCCCTGGACAAGGACCTGGCAGAGATTGTGTACTGGACAAGTGAAGCTGGCCAGATCAGTTTCCCTTTCTGAGACTCTGGCAGCCTGAGAACTACGACATAGCCCCAACCTTAAAACGGAAAGAAAACGATTTGTATACTGTGTGCATTAGAGCCAGGTTC
Proteins encoded in this region:
- the Gm11127 gene encoding predicted gene 11127 precursor (The RefSeq protein has 7 substitutions and aligns at 89% coverage compared to this genomic sequence), which encodes MGTLTSCPLLLLLLATALAPTQAGKSSHSLRYFATAISRPGFGEPRFTAVGYVDDTQFMRFDSDSENPRAEPCKPWVEQMEPEYWEQETRKFKEHTQNFRTCLYNLLHLYNQSQDGPHTIQDMHGCYVGPDGQFLHGHYQHAYDGHDYITLNEDLSSWTAADAVAQITQHKWEEAGVAEEYKAYLEGTCVETLHRLLEEAQQHSDPPNTHVTRHPRPEGDVTLRCWALGFYPADITLTWQLNGEELTQDMELVETRPAGDGTFQKWAAVVVPLGKEQNYTCHVHHEGLPEPLTLRWEPLPSTDSNMVIIAALVVFGAVIIIGAVVAFMMKRRNTGGKGGVYCWEPRPHSPLQDGADSCVLSGKQIICACAKGIL